The following are from one region of the Nicotiana tabacum cultivar K326 chromosome 3, ASM71507v2, whole genome shotgun sequence genome:
- the LOC142176091 gene encoding uncharacterized protein LOC142176091: MEEEVEILLPKCDKCQRYGNNIHRPAELLHPVVAPWPFMKWGMDIVDPLPQSKGKIRFLLVLIDYFTKWVEVGAFKQGAEALISVEIGDPSTRYTQATKESNEEEMRVNLDLFEERGGTALIRMAAQKQVIERYYNRKAHLRYFKIGDYVLKKVFQSTRADNAGKLSPDWEGPYKIRGIAGKGAYELETLDGKILPSS, translated from the exons ATGGAAGAAGAGGTGGAAATTCTTTTGCCTAAATGTGACAAGTGCCAAAGATATGGTAACAACATACATCGGCCAGCTGAATTATTACATCCGGTTgttgcaccatggccttttatgaagtgggggatggatatcgtagaTCCACTACCACAAAGCAAAGGCAAGATAAGATTTTTGTTAGTACTcatcgactattttactaaatgggtagaagtagGAGCCttcaaacag GGTGCCGAAGCTTTAATTTCAGTCGAAATAGGGGATCCAAGTACGAGATATACTCAAGCTACTAAAGAGTCGAATGAAGAAGAGATGCGGGTAAATCTGGATTTGTTTGAAGAAAGGGGGGGAACTGCCTTAATAAGGATGGCAGCGCAAAAACAAGTTATTGAGCGATATTACAATCGGAAAGCTCATctcagatacttcaagattggggactacgTACTCAAGAAAGTTTTCCAATCCACAAGAGCAGACAATGCAGGAAAGTTAAGTCCAGATTGGGAAGGGCCTTACAAGATTCGTGGTATCGCAGGAAAAGGTGCATATGAGCTTGAAACCCTGGATGGCAAGATTCTACCTTCAAGTTGA